The DNA segment CTTTGGTGGATGGGACTTTATGATCGTAATAAGAATACTTGGTATGAGAGTGAAATAGTAGATGCTCTTCTAGGGGTATCAAGTAAGTAGTGATAATGATTGTTTGATATGTGATAAAAGAGCTGCCATATAAAAAGGCGGCTCTTTTTGGATTGAATATTTATAAAAAAACGACATGTTTTTTCCTTAAATCACACTTTTGTACTATATTTGCAAATGTTATTCCTACAAATAGATATATGAGAAAACAAATATATATATTGACAATAATATTTATTATAGTCTTTGGATGTGATGCGAATGCAAATATCGGAGATATTAAATTCAGGAGACTTGATACTACTGATGGCTTGTCAAATAGTCAAGTAAATTATGTATTTAAAGATTCTCATGGCTTTATGTGGTTTGCTACAGCTTCAGGATTGGACCGTTATGATGGTTTTAGATTTAAAACGTTTTATTCTCAGCATAAAAATCTAAAATCAATATTAGATAATAATGTTGATAATATTTGTGAGGATGCTGAAGGTTATTTGTGGATACATACATCACGGGGCTATTGCGTATTTAATCCAAGAACTGAAACTTTTGAGAGAGATATGAATGTTTGGCTTAAAAAGTATAATATTCATGGCAATATTAATAACGTATATATAGACAAGTTTAAAAATATATGGATCATAATATATGGCCAGGGCTGTTATTTCATATCAAAAAGAGATCAATCTGTATTTTTGTTCAAATATGGTAAGAATGGAGCAAAAACGATACCAGAGGGGAATATTAATTCTATCACAGAATTTAGAAATAGCGTGTTGATGAGTTATAATGATGGTAAATTTATAAGTCTGAATGGACATGAACATAGAAGGCAGTGGACTGATACATATATAAGCAAAAAAGTTGGTATAACCCAGGGATATAATATTTTTACTGATCGAGACTGTAATTATTATATATGTACTAATGGGAATTTTTATGTTTATATGCAGAAAACCCGCAAATGGTACAGCTCCTTGTCTGATATGTTAAGGAATTTTGATATTATTCCTCCATCTGAAAATATTTTGGTAAAGAATGTAAAGCAGGATAAATATGGTAATTTATGGATTGCAACTGATCATAAAGGAGTAATAGTTGTTAATCTTAAACGTCGATATTTGAAGTCATATTATTATGATAAGGATAATATAAATAGTATTCCGGACAATACCCAACAGTCTATATTCATAGATAACAATTATACTGTGTGGATTGGAACATATAAAAACGGTGTAGCATATTATTCAGATTACATAAAGAAGTTCCAGCTACTTGCACTGGGAGATATAACATCAATGTCTCAAGATAAGAGTGGACTTATCTGGTGTGGAAGTAATGATAATGGCATATTGTCTTATAATCCGATCACAAATGAGACAAAACACTATGGACGGAAAGAAAATAAGTTGCAGTCGGATATTATAGTATGTTGCAAGGCAACAAGCGATGGTTCTATTTGGTTCGGCAGCTATAATGGAGGTCTAACGCGTTATAAAAATGGTGAATTTACTCCATATAGGTATACCGGTAAAACAAATGGACTGGCTAACAAAAGTGTTTGGTCATTAGAGGAAGACAGCCAAGGAAATATATGGATAGGTACTTTAGGTTCAGGACTTCAATGTCTTAATCCTAAAACAGGAACGTTTACAACTTATAATAGTCATAATTCAGGTTTAGCTTCTGATTATTTGTCATCACTCTCGATTGGTAAAAACCATGATATTGTTATAGGTCATTCTGTTAATTTTTCAATAATGGATCTTAATACTCATAAGATAAAAAATTATTCTTCAACGAGAGGTAATGAGGAGTTCTCAAGTGGGTTTGTAAACCAGATATTTGTTGACAGTCGTGGCTTGATATGGAATGGTACATCATCTGGTATGAATGTTTACGATCTTCGTACAGACCAACTTACTATTTTGGATAGAACCTCAGGATTAAGCGGATCAGAAATATGTTCAGTAACGGAAGACGTAAATCACAATATTTGGTTATCAACAGATAAGGGCGTTTCTAATATTAAAGTATACAGAAATGAAGGTAAATGGGATTTTACTGTGTATAGTTTTAATGAAATAGATGGATTACAGAATAGACAATTTAATCAGCGTTCTATATTGCAGGCAAAAAATGGAGATATTTATATTGGTGGTCAGGATGGAGTGAATGTTGTATCACCCAATATTCTGCACCTGGGTAAAACTCCTAGTAGGGCTGTCTTCAGCGGATTAGTAGTCTTTGATCATCTAATCAATGTAAATGAAAAGTTCAATGGTCATGTCATTCTAAAAGAAGCGTTGAATGAAAGTAAAAAACTTGTATTAAACTACGATGACAAAGCATTTACAATACAAATGGCATCAAATAATTGCACCTTACCGGAAAATACAAGATTCCTTTATAAATTAGAAGGTTTCAATGATAAATGGATGCAAACTGTTCCATCTCAGGCTGGTATTTCATTCACAAATCTTTCGCCAGGTGTTTATAAGTTGCTTGTAAAGGTTGTTAATGGTGATGGATATGTCAATAAAGAAGTAAGTTCTCTAGATATAACCATAAGGTCTCCTTTTTACAGTACGATATGGGCTTATATGCTTTATGCAATATTAATAGCTATAATACTATGGTATATAAGACGGTTTAGAATGCGTAGACAAGAGGCTGAAGATAAAATACGCCAAGTCCGTATTGAGTCTGAAAAAAAACATGAAATAGATGATATGAAACTTCGTTTCTTTACAAATGTAAGTCATGAACTACGGACACCTCTAACGTTAATTATCTCACCTATAATATCAATGATAAAGGATGAAACAGACGATGATAAACGAAGAAAATTGATGATGATTCATCGAAATTCAGAGAGATTGCTTACATTAGTTAACCAATTGCTTGATTTCAGACGTGCTGATATGAACAAACTGCAACTTAATTTACTAACTGGCGATATAATAAATTTCTTAAGCAATATTTGCAACTCCTTTTTGTTGCTGGCAGAGAAAAAGATACATTTTTCATTCAAGTCTTCCATACCATCTCTAAGGATGTCTTTTGATGACGATAAGATAAGTAAGATAATGAATAATTTATTGTCTAATGCTTTCAAATTTACTCCTGAAGGTGGTTCTGTTTCAGTGACTGTTAATATAAAAACTCTTTCTGATACTCAAAAAGAGCAGGCTGGTATTCTTGTAATAAAGATTATGGATACAGGCATTGGCGTTAGTGATAATGATAAACAGCATATCTTCGACAGATTCTATCAAGTAGATGGTAACCATGAGAATTCTTTCGGTGGTAGTGGGGTAGGCTTGAATCTTGTAAAAGACTTTGTTGAAATGCATGGTGGTAGTGTGCATGTAGAAGATAATCCTGGTGGAGGTTGTTTGTTCTTTGTCGAGATTCCTATAAGGCATGATTCTTCACTCAAAGAGATTATCAATGATACTCCTTTAATATCTATTAAGAACAAGCTTGATGATAATGATATAAATAAGGCAAAAGAGGAAGTTTCGCAAGTAAATAAAGAATATGAAGTACTTATTGCTGATGATAGCGATGATTTTTTGGAGTTTATGAACGAAGAATTAAGTCGTTACTATAAAGTGAGACTAGCACGTGATGGTAGAGAAGCGTATGAAATGATTAAAGTTAAAAAACCGGATATAATTCTTAGTGATGTAATGATGCCAGAGATAAATGGAAATGAATTGTGTAGGATGCTAAAGGCTGA comes from the Xylanibacter oryzae DSM 17970 genome and includes:
- a CDS encoding hybrid sensor histidine kinase/response regulator transcription factor, whose translation is MRKQIYILTIIFIIVFGCDANANIGDIKFRRLDTTDGLSNSQVNYVFKDSHGFMWFATASGLDRYDGFRFKTFYSQHKNLKSILDNNVDNICEDAEGYLWIHTSRGYCVFNPRTETFERDMNVWLKKYNIHGNINNVYIDKFKNIWIIIYGQGCYFISKRDQSVFLFKYGKNGAKTIPEGNINSITEFRNSVLMSYNDGKFISLNGHEHRRQWTDTYISKKVGITQGYNIFTDRDCNYYICTNGNFYVYMQKTRKWYSSLSDMLRNFDIIPPSENILVKNVKQDKYGNLWIATDHKGVIVVNLKRRYLKSYYYDKDNINSIPDNTQQSIFIDNNYTVWIGTYKNGVAYYSDYIKKFQLLALGDITSMSQDKSGLIWCGSNDNGILSYNPITNETKHYGRKENKLQSDIIVCCKATSDGSIWFGSYNGGLTRYKNGEFTPYRYTGKTNGLANKSVWSLEEDSQGNIWIGTLGSGLQCLNPKTGTFTTYNSHNSGLASDYLSSLSIGKNHDIVIGHSVNFSIMDLNTHKIKNYSSTRGNEEFSSGFVNQIFVDSRGLIWNGTSSGMNVYDLRTDQLTILDRTSGLSGSEICSVTEDVNHNIWLSTDKGVSNIKVYRNEGKWDFTVYSFNEIDGLQNRQFNQRSILQAKNGDIYIGGQDGVNVVSPNILHLGKTPSRAVFSGLVVFDHLINVNEKFNGHVILKEALNESKKLVLNYDDKAFTIQMASNNCTLPENTRFLYKLEGFNDKWMQTVPSQAGISFTNLSPGVYKLLVKVVNGDGYVNKEVSSLDITIRSPFYSTIWAYMLYAILIAIILWYIRRFRMRRQEAEDKIRQVRIESEKKHEIDDMKLRFFTNVSHELRTPLTLIISPIISMIKDETDDDKRRKLMMIHRNSERLLTLVNQLLDFRRADMNKLQLNLLTGDIINFLSNICNSFLLLAEKKIHFSFKSSIPSLRMSFDDDKISKIMNNLLSNAFKFTPEGGSVSVTVNIKTLSDTQKEQAGILVIKIMDTGIGVSDNDKQHIFDRFYQVDGNHENSFGGSGVGLNLVKDFVEMHGGSVHVEDNPGGGCLFFVEIPIRHDSSLKEIINDTPLISIKNKLDDNDINKAKEEVSQVNKEYEVLIADDSDDFLEFMNEELSRYYKVRLARDGREAYEMIKVKKPDIILSDVMMPEINGNELCRMLKADPDTEGIPFMMLTARLADEHKVQGMESGADDYITKPFNLDLLNLRINNLIKWHNSSNHNRAHLQPHIKDVHITSLDEKLIQKATDYVEQNLSDTDLTVEQLSSILNMSRVHLYKKMLSITGNTPSEFIRTIRLRYAERLLCESQLSVSEISYQVGFNNPRYFSKYFKEMYGDMPSHYKEKNGK